A genomic window from Thermococcus sp. EP1 includes:
- a CDS encoding ABC transporter permease, translated as MKELNIAFKEFSSSIRSKRFISLLAFYLFITFFFNYSIKDDLINRAGQIIVSYTSFPLSGAEGTIVATPLSISITRNLMVLLIFGAIIGIVLGADTINKEIEEGTVKVLMSHPIYRDQVINGKFIGNSMALFSIVMIGYVFSIAYLLLLGMPLDITSILRALIAAIFTLIYMMTFLSIGIMLSTLLKKPETAILLAITLGIFLTLIYPFIVEIAVDKIVGEEPYCPSPVYRVEKEQPIYESPLNLCPAIAEWRDKRELWKNRLFLLNPTHHYGQLIISAFAGDETARDYLSLGDSLLLTFNSIAILLVELLLPFTIAYIRFITSDLR; from the coding sequence ATGAAGGAACTCAACATAGCATTCAAGGAGTTCTCCTCATCTATAAGGAGTAAGAGATTCATAAGCCTGCTCGCTTTCTATCTTTTTATAACGTTTTTCTTCAATTACTCGATTAAAGATGACCTCATAAATCGAGCAGGACAGATAATCGTAAGCTACACTTCCTTTCCTCTATCTGGGGCAGAAGGCACCATAGTGGCAACTCCCCTATCAATTTCCATAACTAGGAATTTAATGGTGCTCCTCATTTTTGGGGCGATAATAGGGATAGTTCTTGGAGCTGACACAATAAACAAGGAAATCGAAGAGGGAACGGTTAAAGTGTTAATGAGCCACCCAATTTACAGGGATCAAGTTATAAATGGAAAATTCATTGGAAACAGTATGGCATTGTTCTCAATAGTCATGATAGGGTACGTCTTTTCAATAGCTTACCTCCTATTGCTTGGAATGCCTCTCGATATCACTTCCATTCTAAGGGCTCTAATAGCGGCCATTTTCACTCTAATTTACATGATGACATTTCTAAGCATCGGTATTATGTTATCAACGCTCTTGAAAAAGCCTGAAACTGCAATACTATTGGCAATAACCCTTGGAATATTTCTGACTTTAATATACCCCTTCATAGTTGAGATTGCAGTTGATAAAATTGTGGGAGAAGAGCCATATTGTCCTTCCCCAGTTTATAGGGTGGAAAAAGAACAGCCTATTTATGAAAGTCCTCTCAATCTATGTCCTGCAATAGCGGAATGGAGGGATAAGAGGGAGTTGTGGAAAAATAGGCTGTTTTTGTTGAATCCAACCCACCACTATGGACAGCTTATAATAAGCGCTTTTGCAGGGGATGAAACTGCCCGGGATTACCTATCTCTTGGAGATTCTCTTTTGTTGACTTTTAACAGTATTGCAATACTCCTGGTTGAGCTTTTATTGCCATTTACAATAGCGTACATAAGGTTCATCACGAGCGATTTGAGATGA